The segment AGTTAGTAACGGGATCGTGCAACCGCTATTAAATCATTTTGCTGATGTGGAAATAATTAAACAAAATTTTTACGATAGGCAATTGATTTCCACTAGAGAAATCGAACGATTTAGAAATAATTTATCTTGGAAATATCGGCTAGAAAGATATGTGGAAGAACCAACAGCTATGTTTGAAAGCCGATATGTATTATTTATTTTAAATGGTTCTGGAATCAGAAAAGTTTCTATTTATGCGTCTCGTTCTTCAGAGCTAGAAAAACTTTCTGGTATGCGTTTGGCAGTTACTTTAGCGTTGGAAGCAAGAGATGCGGTTTCACCTCGTCTGCGTGCATTAGTAGCTTTTGTTGGTAGCGGGGTTGTTTATGTTTTAACTCAGGTAATCGGTCGAGGAATCGGTTTAATCGGACGGGGTGTTTTAGAAGGAATTGGTAATTCTTTGCAGGAAAGTAGAGTAGGGAGAAATGGCGGACGGAAATAAAAATTCAAAATTCAAAATTCAAAAAATTGGCACTCCCCTATTTATGGTGTTACAAGTTATTGGGATCTTCTCCTAATTCTCTTAATCTAGCGGCTAAACGTTCAGCACGTTGACGTTCTGCTTCAGCTTGTTGTTGAGCAACTTCAGCTTGTTGTTGAGCGGCTTCTTCTGGTAATAAAACTAAATTGCCAGGATTATCGTAAAATCGCAACCAAATCGCCGTTTCTCTCTGTATTGTTCCTTCCCACGTTCCCAACCAAAAACCTAAACTCTCGCACCACAGCCAACCTTGCTCATTTGGTAATAATTGTTCGTAACGCTGGTTAGCATTTAACTGCCAACCTTGTAGAGAGTTAGGTTTAAAAGGATCGTAAACAAAATAATCTCTAGTTCTAAACGTCCGTTCGTAAATATCCTTTTTTCGTCCAGTGTCTTCTTTAGCCGTAGAAGACGACATTAGTTCTACAATGACATCTGGGTAGCGTCCCTCTTCTTCCCAGATTACCCAGCCTTGTCGTTCTTTAGTGCCATCCACGTCTAGCACCACGAAAAAATCTGGCCCTCGAAAGTCTTTATTACGCGCTTGGGTGCTGCTGAAATAAATGAACATATTGCCACCCGTATAGAAGTCGTTGCGATCGCGCCAAGCGTGGTGCAACGATCCGATCAATACATTCATAGCAATCCGGTGGCGGTTACTCTCCAATGGTTCACCATCATCAAATATTAAATCAGTCGGCGGCATGGGAGGTTCCCACGGATCGATATCTGGATCTGGGGTTTCCAGAATGGGTTCTGTTGTCGCCTCAACTGACATGATTTTACTCTCCCTAATTTTGGCGCTTTCGTCAATATATTTAGATTAGCTTTAAATCAGCGGGTTGGGGCAAAATCATAACTAACCTAGATTCATTCCATATTAACGATTGCAATTACAAATTTATGCTTAATATAATGTCTGCGTTTTCAGCTATCAAGTTAAAAATGCGAGCGCACCTAGCAGAAAATTGATGATAAGCGCTAAAATTAGGTATATTATTTTAGTGTCGTCGCCTGCAAAAGGAAATAAAAATGACGATCTCAGACTATCAAAAGTGGATAAAAGAAACGATCAACCAATTAAGAGAACGTAATTTTAATGAGGTTGATTGGGATAATTTAATAGAAGAATTAGAGAGTATGGGAAAAAGTGATAGACGGGCTATATTAAGTCTCTTAACCCGTTTATTAGAACATCTGCTTAAATTATCCTATTGGGAAGTTGAAAAAGAGCGTTCCGGGAATCATTGGGCGGCTGAAATTGTCAATTTTCGCGCTCAAATTCAACATCGTTTAGAAGATAGTCCTAGTTTAAAACCTGAACTGGAAGCAATGTATACCAAAGCATATCCTATAGCGGTTAAGTCTGTTTCTCAGTTATTCTCACTTCCGGAAAATGCTTATATTTCTCTAGAACAAGCGTTGGATGAGGATTGGTTTTTTGTAGATGAATCTGGAGAATTTTGAGTGAATGTTAAAATTTCAGAGCGATCGCTTATCATCCTAACAGATCGCTTATCTTAACCGTATGGCGATCGATGAAGATGGCATACCGCTTGCCTACGACAATTTCATTCTGACTTCTAAATTCTGACTCCTGACTTCTTCTTCAAAAATTTGATTCTGCAAGTTTCGATGCGAGAACACCGCAACAGCCATCGCATATTAAGCAATTCCCACCTAAAGGAGAAGAAGGTAAATGTCCTTCAGGTGCAGTGAGTGAAAAGCTTAGTTCTTCCCAAATCAACCATTCGTCCTTAATATACCACCCCACCCGTTCACCGAATTTACACTTGACGGGATAACCTACTGGAAGATTTTGATCTAATTCTTGCCAAATGCGTTTTTGGATGGAAAAGCCAAACCGACCTTGGCTGTATTTTAGCCAAAGTCGATCGATAGTGTGAAGGTCTGTATGGGGAAATTTTTCGATATCTTCTAATTGTAAGTAACCATTACTTTCTTTACCGATAACTTCTAGCATGACCGATTTTGTTTCTTGATCTGCTTCTTTCCAATTTCCGATCGCTAAGAGGTCACGCAGTCGGCTGTAATCTATTCCTTTTTCCGAAAGCAGTTGAATTTCTAATTCTACATAATGTTGCCAGGAATTAGGAAATTTTAATTCAGTATCTACTAGTTGTGTTGTATTGCTTGGTGTGTTATCGCTCATGTTGGTTTTCCTAGATTACCCTTATTTTTAGACTAATAACTTAATATAATTTAAAAAATGTTTGATTCATATTCTATAGGGGTAACGCCTATGTGTTTTACCCGTTTTATAACTTGCTTGTGATGTTGGGTTTCGTTTCACTCAACCCAACCTACAATTTACTTTTCAAGTTAGGGAATATTTTTAATTTTAAGATAGCACTGGTTTGGCGTAAAAGAAATTTAATAAATATAAAAATTTTAGATAACAAAAAAGGGGAAGGTTTCCGCATCCCCTGGTTTTGCTATTTTGCGATCGCGGAATTTCCCAATACTCCCTCAGCTAACGACTTCCAGCCGCCACGGGTTCGCTAACTCCCAACCGCTTAAACATGGCTTCTCGCGCCTGCAATGCCAAACTATCATCCAAAGGTTCTAGGGATACAGGGCTTTGATATTTCTCTGTCAAAGCAGTTTTGATTAACCAATCTGCCAAAAAGGGATTTTTCGGTAAAACTGGGCCATGAGAATAGGTGGCAATGGCATTTCGATAAAATGCGCCTTCCATCCCATCTTCACCGTTATTCCCGTAACCGCTTAACACTTTTCCCAGTGCTTCTACTTTGCCTAAATAAGTTCTACCGCCATGATTTTCAAATCCGATAATAATTGGCGGTTTCCCTAACATAGCGGTTAATTCTTCTGCTAACCGAGATGCGGTGATTTCAAACACTACATTCCCGATACAACGCCGCGCGTCAACACCGGGATGTTTGCTGACGAAATCAAGCAAACCCAACCCTTCGATTTTTTGTCCTAATGCAGGTTCGTAATAATGACCTAGCAATTGGGGTGCGCCACAGGTAAAAACTCCCGGTGTACCAGCTTCGATTTTCTCGCGGATTGCATCAGCTTTTGCGCCTCGCAAATCGCGCATGACGATTTCTTGCTGTCTATCTTGTGCGCCGCCACCGACAAATATATCGGCTTTGTGGATATCGGCGACGGTGGATTGCAAGTCTAGGGGTAATATTTCTACAGTGTATCCTCGCCATTGCGCTCTTTGTTGCAGGCAGATGGCGTTTCCGCGATCGCCATAGGTACTCATCAAGGTAGGATACAACCAGCCGATCGTTATTTGTCTTTTGTTATTTGTCATTTGTCATTGGTCATTGGTTATTTGTCATCGGCATTTTCTACCCATCTCTTCAAGATCAGGGACAAGTTGTTAAAGGATTGGGACATTGCTCGGTTTTTGCTAACCATCCTTGTAATTGGTTATGGCTAACATACGCCCATTCTCCACTACAACTTATTAGTTTTACACCTGTTTCGGGTGGAATAGTACCTAATACCGAACTGTTGTTATTAGGGCTAGAATGAAGCGAAACGCCTTTCGTACCGTAACCCCTCGTACTAGTACCTAATAATGGAGTATAAAGCCAACCTTTTCCTTTAAATATGTTGCCGTTATCTCCGACAGCGTTGGAAATTTGTACCCAATAATTCTGGGAAGCAACTACATCAACAACGATCGCAACGTTATTAGCGGGTAATTTTTTGACAACTGAGGCATTGGGATTAGGTGCGCTTCTCACATTTAAACCTTTGGGGTCTTTGTTGATTACATAAGCAGAAATTTGGCAATTTCGGAGAGAGGAACTGAGTTGTTTTTCGGCGTTCGATTCTGTTTGATTGTTGTTAGCAACTGGTGTAGGTTGTTGAACTATTGAGTCTGTTGATACTAGGTGGGGATTTTGGCAACCAACAATACTTCCCAACAACAAGTGGAAAAACAATGAGCGTTTCATTTAAATTGTTCCTTACCTTAGAGTATTTGACGCCCAGTTAGCAATCCCCTGACTTCGAGCATGGCAGAATAGGTAGGTAAAATATGGAGAGTTTCGCCAACTGGAGTGTGTTCCAATGCAGTGGCGATCGCTTGTTGTAAATCTTCTTTGACAATCAGTTTACAGCCTTGATTTTGCTCTTTTTGGCTGTATTGTAGACGCAGCGCCATATCGTAAACTCGATCGCCACTCACCACGATCGTGCCTCCCGACGCTACCAATTTTTCCGTGTCCACATCCCAGATCCAGGACACATCCGTACCGTCTGGCGTGCGATCGTTCAGCACCATCAACGTGGTAGAAGCACCGCCAGCACCCTTAATTTCGTTTACCGTGCGGATGGTTTCGTTCATGCCTACGGGATTTTTCGATAACAAGATTCGCACCCGCTTACCGTCAACGGTTAATTCTTCAGCACGTCCGAAAGCTGCTTTGAAATTTTCAATTGTATCGCGAATAGTCCGCTCGTCAATGCCAAGTTGTTGCGCTACCAATACCGCCGCTAAAGTATTGTATTTATTGTAAAGTCCGATCAGAATTTGCGGCCATTCTTGACCGTTAATCGATAATTTACTTTTCGAGAAACCGCATTTAGGACAATCGTAATCGCCTAAATGGGAGAGGTAAACTCCTTGATAATCTAGGGAGTGACCGCAACTGGGACAGTAAATGGAGTCTACTGCATGGGGGATTTCATCTAAATAATATTTTGGTTCGTTTAAGCCAAAATATAATACTTTTTGGGGTAATTGCTGGCCTAAATGAGAAAGGGTGGGATCGTCTGCATTGGCGATGACGATCGTATTTGCAGATAGTGGTGAAATGGCTTTTTGCCAGCGACGACTGATCGTGTCTACTTCCCCATAGCGATCGAGTTGATCGCGAAACAAGTTCAAACACAAAATAATCTTCGGCTGACATAAAGGTGCAGCCAAGGGCAATATATTTTCATCTATTTCTAAAATGGCGTAATCAGCAGTTAACTTACCTGCCAAATTGGTATTTTCCAGCAAGGCGGTAATCAATCCGTTGATCAAATTAGCGCCAGTGGCATTGTGTGCGACTCGCCATCCCTGTTTTTCCAACATCGTCCGCAATAGCAGGGATGTGGTGGTTTTGCCATTCGTTCCGGCAATGAAAATAACGCCGTGCTTGACTTGCTGACACAGCATCGATAATATCTGCGGCTGAATGCGACTGGCGATCGATCCTGGCAGGACGCTAGCTGCACCCAATTTTAGCAAGCGCACCAGAGAAGTTATCGTGCGTGCGGCAGACACCGCTAGGCTTAGTCGCAGTTGGTTTACCAGTTGCATTCCCCCACTCTCACATTTTTAAGGTTATCGAACATATCGAGCAGCAAAGCCTTTTCTAAGATGCTCTATACATCGGCAAGGCTGCCAAATCCGTCTTTCTTTGCTAAAGGCTTACATCGCTTTTGGGCTAACCCGATCGGCGAGCGAGCCTTAATTCACAATAAGACTGGGGGAGATTATATCCTACTCGATCGCGATCGAGCATTTTCTTGGGTTTGGCGATCGACCGAAACCAAAATAAAAAACCTATTTCGCCTTAATAGTGAAAAATTTTCGTGATTTTAGAGATGATGAGGATGGTTGGTTACAGCACGGTTCGTTAATTATTGGTTTTGAAGGCAGAAGTTATCGTCCGTGCCTAACCCACTCTACGGTTAGATAATATTTTTTCGATCGCTACAATGAACAGAGCGGGACAAAAAAATAATGGGTAATTAGTAATTACTCATTTCCATTACTAATTACCCATTCTCAATTCCCTATACCCTATTCCCCATTCCCTATCTCAATTACCAAAGCGCTCTTACGGGTCTGGCTGGTTGAGTAGTTTCTTCCACATTTTGAGTAGCGGGATATTGTTCTACTTCTTGCACTGAGCGTTGGACATCACCAGTTGTTTGTTCGGTGGTTTGCTCAACCGCAGGATAAGTAGTCGTTCTTCTGATCGTTCTTTCTTCTACGACCCGCTGACCCGATGTACTTTCGGTGGTGGTTCCCTCGGTCATATCGGCAGTATTAGAGCCTTCGGAAACTACTTCTACGACCATCGTGCCATCTCTCATCATGGTCATGATTTCCATTCCCGGACGCAG is part of the Leptolyngbyaceae cyanobacterium genome and harbors:
- a CDS encoding Uma2 family endonuclease, with protein sequence MSVEATTEPILETPDPDIDPWEPPMPPTDLIFDDGEPLESNRHRIAMNVLIGSLHHAWRDRNDFYTGGNMFIYFSSTQARNKDFRGPDFFVVLDVDGTKERQGWVIWEEEGRYPDVIVELMSSSTAKEDTGRKKDIYERTFRTRDYFVYDPFKPNSLQGWQLNANQRYEQLLPNEQGWLWCESLGFWLGTWEGTIQRETAIWLRFYDNPGNLVLLPEEAAQQQAEVAQQQAEAERQRAERLAARLRELGEDPNNL
- a CDS encoding DUF29 domain-containing protein, translating into MTISDYQKWIKETINQLRERNFNEVDWDNLIEELESMGKSDRRAILSLLTRLLEHLLKLSYWEVEKERSGNHWAAEIVNFRAQIQHRLEDSPSLKPELEAMYTKAYPIAVKSVSQLFSLPENAYISLEQALDEDWFFVDESGEF
- a CDS encoding GUN4 domain-containing protein, encoding MSDNTPSNTTQLVDTELKFPNSWQHYVELEIQLLSEKGIDYSRLRDLLAIGNWKEADQETKSVMLEVIGKESNGYLQLEDIEKFPHTDLHTIDRLWLKYSQGRFGFSIQKRIWQELDQNLPVGYPVKCKFGERVGWYIKDEWLIWEELSFSLTAPEGHLPSSPLGGNCLICDGCCGVLASKLAESNF
- a CDS encoding type 1 glutamine amidotransferase, with protein sequence MTNNKRQITIGWLYPTLMSTYGDRGNAICLQQRAQWRGYTVEILPLDLQSTVADIHKADIFVGGGAQDRQQEIVMRDLRGAKADAIREKIEAGTPGVFTCGAPQLLGHYYEPALGQKIEGLGLLDFVSKHPGVDARRCIGNVVFEITASRLAEELTAMLGKPPIIIGFENHGGRTYLGKVEALGKVLSGYGNNGEDGMEGAFYRNAIATYSHGPVLPKNPFLADWLIKTALTEKYQSPVSLEPLDDSLALQAREAMFKRLGVSEPVAAGSR
- a CDS encoding SH3 domain-containing protein, producing MKRSLFFHLLLGSIVGCQNPHLVSTDSIVQQPTPVANNNQTESNAEKQLSSSLRNCQISAYVINKDPKGLNVRSAPNPNASVVKKLPANNVAIVVDVVASQNYWVQISNAVGDNGNIFKGKGWLYTPLLGTSTRGYGTKGVSLHSSPNNNSSVLGTIPPETGVKLISCSGEWAYVSHNQLQGWLAKTEQCPNPLTTCP
- a CDS encoding Mur ligase family protein codes for the protein MQLVNQLRLSLAVSAARTITSLVRLLKLGAASVLPGSIASRIQPQILSMLCQQVKHGVIFIAGTNGKTTTSLLLRTMLEKQGWRVAHNATGANLINGLITALLENTNLAGKLTADYAILEIDENILPLAAPLCQPKIILCLNLFRDQLDRYGEVDTISRRWQKAISPLSANTIVIANADDPTLSHLGQQLPQKVLYFGLNEPKYYLDEIPHAVDSIYCPSCGHSLDYQGVYLSHLGDYDCPKCGFSKSKLSINGQEWPQILIGLYNKYNTLAAVLVAQQLGIDERTIRDTIENFKAAFGRAEELTVDGKRVRILLSKNPVGMNETIRTVNEIKGAGGASTTLMVLNDRTPDGTDVSWIWDVDTEKLVASGGTIVVSGDRVYDMALRLQYSQKEQNQGCKLIVKEDLQQAIATALEHTPVGETLHILPTYSAMLEVRGLLTGRQIL